The genomic window ATTGTAGGTAAGGAAGTCCTGTGTGAGGGGTTTTTATAGGGAGCTTACTTTGGGTTAGGTAACTGAGTTTTGAACAAGAAAGTGTTTAGGAAGGGCAGAGGGAAACTGCGGCAGGGGAATACAGCCCAATACAATACAGAATTTTGTGTTGTTTCATCTCATGCTATTAGATAAGGAATGCCAGTCATAGCTAAGAACAGTCAATATCCTTGAGTCATATGATCAGAATTAGTGCTGAATGTTTATCTAGGGAGCAAATGCTTTAGGGCACAGTATCTAGTGGTCACCATCCTGTGCAGTTCATGGACAGGATTTGCATCCTGTTTCTTGTTTCTTGTGTACTTCATGTTGCTTGCACTCAGGTAGCAGTGGTATTTGACTGGGAAGGACAGGTGAAGGGTTTTATGCTTGCTTGAAAGATGGTATTTCTGGTGGCTCACAACTGTACCGCTGAATCTTTCAGCCACCTCTTTCCAATCCATCCAGAGACATACATGGTTAGTTAGAAGAACTTAAACTGCATGCTGACTTGTATGACTTGTGTACATTCTTGTTTGTAAAGCTATCTGAACACTAAAAGTGACCTTTGGTAGTGAGTGTCAGAATTAGTTGATCAGTAAGAGCTCTGTTACCTAGGGAAGCTACGATCAGATTAGAGATGAGATAAAGTGTCTGGAAACTGATGTTCGTGCTATTTGTTTCTCTAAGTCTCGATCTGACACCTTGTAAGCAGCAAAACCTTTTAATGGATGTTCTGCTGTATCTGAAATTCAAAGCTTATTTGCTAGTTTCTCCACTAGAAATTGTACTCGGCACATTTAGTAATCCCGTACTGAGTGTCAGGGCTGAGAAGCTGTGATGGTTTCTACCTGGTCCCCCCTCCCTGATGGGAGCTGTGCGGGCGCAGATTCCTCCAGTTCCAGTGCACACTTCCTGCTCCCATCCGCTGCTCTGCCATGTGATGCTAGTCTGTCTGTGCCACGCTTGCGCGGAAGAGAAGTAATGCTCCAGAGGTTTTAATGAGGGTTATAAAGTTCTGGTGGAGATGGACCTTGTTATTCTCAAGGTGAGAGCTGCCCCTGTTTACATCTTAACAAGCAGCTTTCTCATAGGATGGTTTCTTGCAACTTTGAGTACAGAATATACTTGAAAACTTGTCAAATTGCAAGAGCAGGAGTTCCTGTGTAttgggagcaggaggaaaaaaggaagaggttGGGCAGTGGTGCTGGATAAAGAAGTTGCTTTACAAACTGTGTTTCATTCAACAAATTGTAGTGTCTCACTTCCCATCTCTGAAATTGGGATGTCAATATAATTGATAGGTAAAAGGTCTCGTTCCTATGTTTGGACTGCTCAGTGTTAGTAAGGCAAGCTGTACAAATACATGAGGAATCTTTTAGCTACTCATTCTTAAAACTAAGTTATGACTTTGGCAAATAGGTTAATGCGAACAAATCTTCTGTCTCTGCTCAACAGATGCCATGTTGCCTCAGAAGAGGGGACGAATACCTTCCAGAATAGCCATGAACTGTTATTGGCAAGTCCTGGCCATTTTCTTACTATTTCTTCCAAGTGCATTGTCTCtccagccagcccagcccagagtGTTGCTAGTGTCTTTTGATGGATTTCGATGGGATTACATCTATAAAGTCTCAACTCCCAATTTTCATTATGCCATGGAGAATGGTGTTCATGTCAAACAGGTTGCTAATGTGTTTATAACGAAAACGTATCCTAATCATTATACAATGGTGACTGGTCTCTTTGCAGAAAGCCATGGTATAGTTGCTAATGAGATGTACGATCCTATTCTGAATGAAACTTTCTCTCTGAACAAAATGGATATCCATAACTCCAAGTTCTGGGAAGAAGCCAACCCAATATGGGTGACGAACCAGAGGGAAGGACATAAAACTGGAGCAGCTATGTGGCCTGGAACAGATGTGAAAATTCATGGAGTCTTTCCTACATATTATATGCCCTACAATGAATCTGTTTCCTTTGAAGATAGAGTTGCTAGGCTCATAGACTGGTTTACATCAGAAGAACCCATAAACTTTGGTCTCCTATATTGGGAACAGCCTGATGAGATGGGCCATATTCTGGGCCCAGAAAACCCACTTATGGGACCGATAATTAGTGATATTGACAAAAAGCTGGGATACCTTATTTCTGAACTGAAGAAAGCGAAGCTGTGGGATGTGATAAATGTCATAGTCACAAGTGATCATGGAATGTCGCAGTCCTCCTCAGAAAGGCTCATTGAGCTTGATCAGTATGTGAACAGAGAGCTCTATAAAGTCATTGACCATTCTCCTGCAGTCGCTATTTTGCCAAAAGAAGGTAGGACCTATAGCTGTAAAAttctctgaagaaaatactCGAATATTGAAACTTTATAGACTTAGTTCCCTAACTGAAGTGGCGGTAGCAGCGCTGATGCCAGTAGGACATCACCCTTGAACAAGGAGTACTTGCAGGATCGCTTCTTTGTTCTTTTGGCTAGCTCTGTCAAAAGCCTGGATTAactttttgaaatgaaaagtgagCAAATCTGTCTGTTGTTGACTAATATTGCCAAATATCCTTTAGTCCTTATGAGAAGTAAGATAATTTAACGGCGTTATCGGGAATGAATGGCATTCTAGATCGATAACAACTGAATGTTACATATCTGGCCTTTCATCAAGATGCTAAAGCCGTAGTGGAAGAATTAGATTTCTAACTCAAACAGTAAACTGAAACCAGATAGGGACTTTTGGTAAAAAGAAAGCCTGTGTTGGCTATTTGATTAGCTGCCAGCTATTGTAGTTCActttaggttttttccccctatcACTCTGAACAGCCAGCCAGTTACATTCATGCCATTTTTATTGTGATAATGATGGGCAAGAATACTGTTGGAATTGAGATCGGAAGTCGCTGCAGTCATTGCAGGGTTGCTTAAGTGTCAGGTGTACGTTTAGTGTCACTGATGTAGAGGTGCTGCTCTTTATTTTGATGATCAAAAGCTACAACTATTTGGTGCTAATGCGTTAGCCTGGAAGACAGCATTTTTTGTGTGGGCTAATTTGGAAGTGAGTTTTAAGGTGGCCTTCTGAAAAGGCCACTTTAAGATTTCTGTAATATTTCCATCACTAATGGATAGCGCTCTGTATTTAATGCCCTAGCAGGGAGCCTATTTTGCAGACTTAAGTGACCTTTAAATGTGTAAACAAAAGTCTCTTGTAATCTTTAGTTTGAAGAATACTCCAGACTAAAATGTTAGTATGTCCAAACTGAGATCATTTGCTGCTTGAGCACACTCAGGTGCTTGTAGCTGGGCACTGTTTCTCTCAGTAGTGATAGAAGGGCTGAGTTTGGGAGCTCCATCCTAATGGAGACAAACACGATTGACCAGGATGTTCCCATTACCAGATAAAGGAGTGGTAAAAGCAAACTTTAGTGCTGAAACATCCCTAAGGCAGTAAATGAGAACCTGAAGATACGTAACCTGATTCTCCTATCTGccaaatgctgagaaaagataGTATCTCTGCAGCAATTAATGACAGAATAGTAAAAAAGCCATTTCAATGGATTTCAGAAATAGCTTGCATTTGGTTTTGTCCAGAGGTTCAGAAATTTCTTACACTACCAATAAACAAGAATTAGTTTTGAGCACAGctaaaattaattccttcctTTCGTGTTACCAgctgtaatttttattataaaacaaTGAGATTCATTCTCAGTTTAGCTATGAAATAACATATACTTAAGTACATATGACCGATTTTTCAACAGTTATTCCATTTGTCTTGCTTAAACCAAGGGAATGGTAAAACTTCGTGAGATGTTGAGAAAAACTTTGCTTAAAAATGCAGTGATTTCTGCTACTTTAACTGTTTCGCTGCATATTTCTTCCCGAGAGATGGGGAAGCTATTATTTAACCATGCCAGTGTATTAGTGTGTGTGGAACTGATTGTATGTTCATGAAGATGGTACCTGTAGCACAGCTGGTGATGCTGGcctttttcttgcatttaatataaatatattaatttaaagaattaatttagTGGAAAATCATAGTTTGCTGTATTTGGGGCTTCTCCTCTCTGTTATTCTATATAGAAAAGTGGcttaacaaaattaattttgttactAATATAGTCCTAGAAATACTAGATTGgagtcttcttttttttttggtgctgtaATTATCTCTATCATACCTGGACTTTTGTTGTCTCACCTTCACCTTTATTGTGTTTCTTAAGTTTAGTGATTCTTTTTTAATGCCAATTTGAGATAAGAATCATTAATCTATTTCCAGTTTTCCCTCCAGAATTTCTATACTGGATCCTAGGAACTGAGGGGGAAAATGAAGACGGTTTCTTTAAATTGGGCACCTCCtcccaaacttttttttttcttgagtatATTCAAAACTCCATGCATGCTGTAAATGGTAGACTGGATTTTATCCTTGGTTTACTTCAGGCGGTGTCTCGGGTCAAACTAAGCACTTGTGGTCATCAAGGCGATGGTTTCTTGGGACAGTCAGTCAGAGAAGAGCTCGCTCGCAGGAACACCCACCGCAGGACGTACAGCTAGCTGTGAAGGCAGAACTAACGAGAAATTATAAGTCAAAATGACAGGATGTGCTTAAATCCCACTTGTCTGCTAAAAACGGCAGTGTTGGCCACAAAGTAGATGTAAACATCTTCCAACCGTGCTTCAGACCTTGATGCCCTGAAACTGGCCTGCAGAGACTAGCTGTGAACTCAGCTGTCCGACTGAATTGTGCATATGTGTAGCACAAAGTACTTAAATAAGTCACGGAGCTGAGTTATTTGGTATATAACGGAAGTCTGTTATATACACTGCATAGTCCTCAATAGGAATCTGTGCTTAAATggagggcgggggggaggaCTGAAGAAACTTGCTCAAATGTAGATTCCTGAACTTGCTTTTATGTTTCTGTCTCTGTGTCCTGGTTCCTCCTTTCCATGCGCTGGTGTTCCAGCACGTCCAACTGCTTTCTGGCTGTTCAGTGACTTTTGCTGGAAAGCAAAGCTCAGAAACTGGAAATAAGCAAATAAAGACTTGGGGGTGGAAAATGCCTATTTATTTGGTATTGTTTGTACAGCTCTTGAAGTTTTATGCTCCCTGTGCAGTAGAAGACTAGGGAAGTGAAAGGAGCGGACACAAAGAATACAAAGGAGCAGGTAGTGCTCTTAGCTGTTACCGAATACACAGAGTGGCTGATAGTTCTAGACAAAAAGTGCCATCTTCATCTGCCAGTCCAACCTGTCCCTTCGTATGTTTGTTGCGTGTTCCCTGCTTAGGCCTTCGCGATCTTTGTACAGCTCCTAACATGTTATTGGCATCTGGACTGTGACCTGAGGGCTTCCTGGCAAAGATTAATGCAAGCTAGTTTTGCTTATCCCTTGGCAATTAATTGCTAATACTATGATGTTACACGGTGCATAGCGACAAACTAGCTACTCTTTCTAAATTGGCTAAACTTGTCATCAAAGTGGGAGAAGATCAAAACTGGGAATCAAATGAGGTCAAATATGTAGCTGTTTATTGGAGCACCTTGTAGGAGAAATAAATAGTTGGGTTCACTCAGAAATAAGTTTTCAGAGATGCCAGGAAACAAAGTGGATGCTGTCTTTTGCCTTTTAAAGGAAAGTAACTAACAattaaactgctttaaaataaataaaaagtgtcACTTGACATCATAGCCAActgagagaaagagaatgtGGCCTTCACGTGTGCATTACCTCGTAAACAGGTTTAGGAGCTATCGTCTTGCTTTCAAGCTTTGCATGGAGCTAGGAGGAGCTGGTTTCTTTTCCGTGAGACTTAACTGAATGCCTTCTAACTCATTCTTGTGAGAAGCTTACATTCTGTTAACTATGAAATGAGggatttttctaaaattagCAAGGCACTTCACTGCTTAGCAATAGGCTGTGAAGTCTGATGCCAGGTGGGATCTTAGTGTGAATGACGCCCTGGATTTCTCGCAGTAACATCTGTGCGCATTGTAATCCGCTGTTGTCTCTTACAGCCATAATTAGGTTTTGGGGAAGTGCGTTTTGCCCTCTTTGTTCAGTTGTATTTAAATTACTGATGACTTCAGTAAACATATTGGTATGTTTaagttttgtcttttgtttcttttgtttgtttgaaggCAAACTGGA from Gavia stellata isolate bGavSte3 chromosome 2, bGavSte3.hap2, whole genome shotgun sequence includes these protein-coding regions:
- the ENPP5 gene encoding ectonucleotide pyrophosphatase/phosphodiesterase family member 5; translated protein: MLPQKRGRIPSRIAMNCYWQVLAIFLLFLPSALSLQPAQPRVLLVSFDGFRWDYIYKVSTPNFHYAMENGVHVKQVANVFITKTYPNHYTMVTGLFAESHGIVANEMYDPILNETFSLNKMDIHNSKFWEEANPIWVTNQREGHKTGAAMWPGTDVKIHGVFPTYYMPYNESVSFEDRVARLIDWFTSEEPINFGLLYWEQPDEMGHILGPENPLMGPIISDIDKKLGYLISELKKAKLWDVINVIVTSDHGMSQSSSERLIELDQYVNRELYKVIDHSPAVAILPKEGKLDEVYEALANAHPNMTVYKKEQIPDRLHYKHNSKIQPVLAVADKGWEIVYNKSDGFQFGNHGYDNILPEMHPIFLAVGPAFRKNATKEVMNATDLYPLLCHLLGINPLPNNGSFNAVKDILAEEVPVAFGADTYATVVGVFLGSFLVMVFIAVFVKHFILAQANTMQVQYTEAAQPLLQD